In Saccharolobus solfataricus, a genomic segment contains:
- a CDS encoding ABC transporter ATP-binding protein produces the protein MGLMELKGVSVIFEDKVGLFKKRKFYALKDVSLSMNQGDLLIVLGESGAGKTTLGRVIVGLQKPTSGEVVYDGYNIWKNKRKIFKKYRKDVQLIPQDPYSTLPFNKTVEEILVAPILRWEKINKDELRKRLINLLELVKLTPAEEFLGKYPHQLSGGQKQRLSIARSLSVNPRIIVADEPVTMVDASLRIGILNTLAEIKNRLNLTMVFITHDIPIARYFYHLFDKGNTIVMFAGRIVERADLEEILKDPLHPYTNDLIKLTPSIDNLYKEINVKINYERVEKGCPYRLRCPFAMDICKNEEPKLFKYSHEVACFLYGKVGESE, from the coding sequence ATGGGTCTAATGGAGCTTAAGGGAGTTTCCGTAATTTTCGAGGATAAAGTTGGACTGTTTAAAAAGCGTAAATTCTATGCTTTAAAGGACGTTTCTTTAAGCATGAATCAAGGGGATCTACTTATAGTATTAGGTGAAAGCGGAGCCGGTAAGACCACTTTAGGGCGAGTAATTGTAGGTTTACAAAAGCCGACGTCTGGGGAGGTAGTTTACGATGGGTATAACATCTGGAAAAATAAAAGAAAAATATTTAAAAAATATAGAAAGGATGTACAATTAATTCCTCAAGATCCTTACTCTACACTTCCCTTTAACAAGACTGTGGAAGAGATCTTAGTGGCTCCTATATTACGTTGGGAAAAAATTAACAAAGATGAGTTAAGAAAGCGTCTGATTAACCTACTTGAATTGGTAAAATTGACACCAGCAGAGGAATTTTTAGGTAAATATCCCCATCAGCTCTCGGGAGGACAGAAGCAAAGGCTTAGCATAGCTAGAAGTCTTTCAGTAAATCCTAGGATAATAGTTGCTGATGAGCCTGTGACAATGGTGGACGCCTCGCTGAGGATTGGAATATTAAATACATTAGCTGAAATAAAGAATAGACTCAATCTTACGATGGTATTCATAACTCACGATATTCCAATAGCCAGATACTTTTATCATCTATTTGACAAGGGTAATACAATAGTTATGTTTGCGGGTAGGATAGTGGAGAGAGCCGATTTAGAGGAAATATTAAAGGATCCATTACATCCATATACTAATGATTTAATAAAGCTCACACCATCTATTGATAATCTATATAAAGAGATTAACGTTAAGATAAATTACGAGAGAGTAGAAAAGGGATGCCCATATAGGCTAAGATGTCCTTTTGCAATGGATATATGCAAAAATGAAGAGCCCAAATTATTTAAATACTCGCATGAAGTTGCGTGTTTCTTATACGGTAAGGTGGGTGAAAGTGAGTAA
- the nagA gene encoding N-acetylglucosamine-6-phosphate deacetylase, whose translation MSKCIRGLEIITPLESFRDDIVISDGEIRKIGSGICNEEIKVDRGKYVIPGMIDIHTHGIGGILVNDIRSINDYEKMVSYYYSHGVTTFIPSTISENVEKLVSIARVLNEVKSIGIHLEGPLINPNRAGAHKFFTRFDERILEISKLFKIKRITIAPEILSDKELENLADNFQVSLGHTDANSDDTRRAIGFGASSVTHLFNAMRPFHHRDPGIIGVSLTSPIYAEVISDLVHINEITLSIVSKLKGDKTILVTDSLQAAGLGEGEFLLYGEKITCDKACFEANKRLVGSNITLDEGVRRVSKIIGLREAIKYVTYSPASLLNLEKIGQISRGYVADLVILDENLNVLTTLKSGSIVFSIFKNSS comes from the coding sequence GTGAGTAAGTGTATCAGAGGACTAGAGATAATAACCCCATTAGAAAGTTTTAGGGATGACATAGTAATATCTGATGGTGAAATAAGGAAAATTGGAAGTGGAATCTGCAATGAGGAAATAAAAGTAGATAGAGGTAAATATGTAATACCTGGAATGATTGATATTCATACTCACGGTATAGGGGGAATTCTTGTAAATGACATTAGAAGTATTAATGACTATGAGAAAATGGTATCCTATTATTATTCACATGGTGTAACCACTTTCATTCCATCAACAATTTCTGAAAATGTTGAAAAATTAGTGAGTATAGCAAGGGTTTTAAATGAAGTTAAAAGTATTGGGATACACCTTGAGGGACCGTTAATAAATCCGAATAGAGCTGGTGCACATAAATTCTTTACTAGATTCGACGAACGAATTTTAGAAATTTCTAAACTCTTTAAAATAAAGAGAATTACTATAGCACCAGAGATTTTGAGTGATAAAGAATTAGAGAATTTAGCGGATAACTTTCAAGTTTCTTTAGGTCATACGGACGCTAATTCAGATGATACCAGAAGAGCTATAGGTTTTGGAGCATCATCAGTTACACATTTGTTCAATGCTATGAGGCCATTCCATCATAGAGATCCCGGAATAATTGGTGTTTCGTTAACTTCTCCGATATACGCTGAAGTAATATCAGATTTGGTACACATTAATGAGATTACACTAAGTATTGTAAGTAAGTTAAAGGGGGATAAGACAATTCTAGTGACTGATTCCTTACAAGCTGCGGGATTAGGCGAAGGAGAATTTTTACTATATGGAGAAAAAATTACTTGCGATAAGGCTTGTTTCGAGGCTAATAAAAGGCTTGTAGGTAGTAACATAACTTTGGATGAAGGCGTGAGACGTGTTAGTAAAATAATTGGATTAAGAGAAGCGATAAAATATGTAACGTATTCTCCAGCATCTCTACTTAACTTAGAAAAAATAGGACAGATATCTAGGGGTTATGTTGCAGATTTAGTTATATTGGATGAAAACCTCAATGTGCTCACAACGTTAAAAAGTGGTAGTATAGTCTTCTCCATCTTTAAAAATTCATCATAA
- a CDS encoding glycoside hydrolase family 116 protein, translating to MMKIEKNFGIPLGGIGTGKINFYPDLTIGEITILNNWSNPLRKVRGFHLLTFLDKKPIFLQTNPGKNVETPPQYTYVKDIETFVEFPVIRYSTPLAEIEVYSILRKNDVKNSSLPVIKFRIKGKGRFAISFPNIVGSKRAGRANESYKGKLNGVVMKNEKALNSDPAYGEIFLGCIGCKVITNYAYYKPAKVGMTEDITYFYNLEEYDETYVIKPYAREEIGGIVYKDVDEEETFILSWYFNGRPYHYPYGHYYENFFKDSIDVAEYALKLEPDLGIEEKVEWLKDALVNSLYILTSNTWLTKDGRFAVYEDPFVTKLMNTIGSMTFDGLGFTLLELYRDLVISADNYFMNYVNYGETPHDVGEESIEDPIYGASYPYWWTDLGPTLVLMLYRDYVFTSNREILEKNYNKIKEIIDWLIRKDMDNDCIPDSKGGYDNSYDGTHMYGASSYIASMFLSALTAFIKMSEILDVKIDDKYYRFLECGKKTFNSLWNGKYFILWKKNDEENTSCLNSQLLGQFWCDILGLPPITDHDKINTALRSIYELNFKASKYCLTNAVREDGSVDSSTAQLRSCWPRVSFAVAAHMILRGMVKEGIEVAKREWETIKELNPFDQSSRIDAIDGKYVGLMSYIGSTSVWLLKLALDKIR from the coding sequence ATGATGAAGATAGAGAAGAATTTTGGTATACCTTTAGGAGGAATAGGTACTGGAAAGATAAACTTCTACCCAGATCTCACAATTGGCGAGATAACTATTCTAAACAACTGGTCAAATCCACTTAGAAAAGTAAGGGGTTTCCACCTATTAACGTTTCTAGATAAGAAACCTATATTTCTTCAAACTAATCCTGGCAAGAATGTTGAAACACCTCCTCAATATACTTACGTAAAAGACATTGAGACATTTGTTGAGTTCCCTGTTATCAGATATTCGACACCTCTAGCTGAAATAGAAGTGTATTCAATCCTACGGAAAAATGACGTTAAGAATTCATCCCTCCCAGTAATAAAGTTTAGAATAAAAGGTAAAGGAAGATTTGCAATTTCTTTTCCGAATATAGTTGGAAGTAAGAGAGCTGGTAGAGCAAATGAGAGCTATAAGGGAAAGTTAAATGGTGTAGTGATGAAAAACGAGAAGGCCTTAAATTCTGATCCAGCTTATGGAGAAATTTTCCTTGGATGTATTGGCTGTAAGGTTATAACCAATTACGCTTACTATAAACCAGCTAAGGTCGGAATGACTGAAGATATCACATATTTTTATAATTTAGAAGAATATGATGAAACATATGTAATAAAACCATATGCCAGAGAAGAAATAGGGGGTATTGTATATAAAGATGTGGATGAAGAAGAAACGTTTATCCTTTCATGGTATTTTAACGGAAGACCTTATCACTATCCATATGGACATTACTACGAAAATTTCTTTAAAGATTCTATAGATGTTGCAGAATACGCTCTCAAATTAGAACCAGATTTAGGAATAGAAGAGAAAGTGGAGTGGTTAAAAGATGCGTTAGTAAATAGCTTGTACATACTAACATCAAATACTTGGTTAACTAAAGATGGAAGATTCGCTGTATATGAAGATCCATTCGTTACTAAATTAATGAATACGATTGGTTCTATGACCTTTGATGGTCTCGGATTTACTCTCTTAGAACTTTACAGAGATTTAGTAATATCAGCTGATAATTACTTTATGAACTATGTAAATTATGGGGAAACGCCACATGATGTTGGAGAGGAAAGTATTGAAGATCCAATTTACGGTGCGTCATATCCATATTGGTGGACAGATTTGGGACCTACTTTAGTCCTAATGTTATACAGAGACTACGTGTTTACCTCTAATAGGGAAATTTTGGAGAAGAACTATAATAAAATAAAGGAGATAATTGATTGGCTCATAAGAAAAGATATGGATAACGATTGTATACCGGACTCAAAGGGTGGTTACGATAACTCCTATGACGGAACTCACATGTACGGAGCCTCATCCTATATAGCATCGATGTTCCTTTCAGCATTGACCGCATTTATCAAAATGTCTGAAATCTTGGATGTTAAGATTGATGATAAGTATTACAGATTTTTAGAGTGTGGAAAGAAGACATTTAATTCATTATGGAACGGCAAATATTTCATTTTATGGAAGAAAAATGACGAGGAAAATACGTCTTGTCTAAACTCACAATTGTTAGGCCAATTCTGGTGTGATATTTTAGGATTACCACCTATAACTGATCATGATAAAATAAATACGGCCTTAAGAAGTATTTATGAACTAAACTTCAAAGCTTCTAAATACTGTTTAACTAATGCAGTAAGGGAAGATGGCAGTGTGGATTCTTCAACAGCCCAACTTAGGTCATGTTGGCCTAGAGTTTCCTTTGCAGTAGCTGCACATATGATATTAAGGGGAATGGTTAAGGAGGGAATTGAAGTAGCTAAAAGGGAATGGGAGACGATAAAGGAGCTTAACCCATTCGATCAATCCTCTAGAATAGATGCAATAGATGGAAAGTACGTGGGGCTAATGTCGTACATAGGAAGCACTTCGGTTTGGCTATTGAAATTAGCGTTAGACAAAATACGTTAA